In Deltaproteobacteria bacterium, a single window of DNA contains:
- a CDS encoding NADH-quinone oxidoreductase subunit C — MTGKSRVIERLTEQFGASVYETHSYRGDDTALVLRESVIDVLAFLKQDPDMDFAFLMDLTAVDYLGREPRFEVVYHLYSFSKNSRVRVKTGVPEADPVVATASTVWKGANWFEREIFDMYGIRFEGHPDLRRILLYEEFEGHPLRKDYPIDLRQPTVSTREFPDPEKQVRITIDEWRDRK; from the coding sequence ATGACGGGCAAATCCCGGGTTATCGAGAGGCTCACGGAGCAATTTGGCGCCTCTGTCTATGAGACGCACAGCTACCGTGGCGATGACACGGCCCTCGTGCTGCGGGAGAGCGTGATAGATGTCCTGGCCTTTCTCAAGCAGGACCCCGACATGGACTTCGCGTTTCTCATGGACCTGACGGCCGTGGACTACCTGGGCAGGGAGCCCCGGTTCGAGGTGGTCTACCACCTCTATTCCTTCTCGAAGAACTCAAGGGTCAGGGTAAAGACGGGGGTGCCGGAGGCGGACCCGGTGGTTGCCACGGCGAGCACCGTCTGGAAGGGGGCGAACTGGTTCGAGCGGGAGATCTTCGATATGTACGGGATCAGGTTCGAGGGGCACCCCGACCTGAGAAGGATCCTTTTGTACGAGGAGTTTGAGGGGCATCCCCTGAGGAAGGACTATCCCATAGACCTCAGGCAACCGACGGTTTCCACCCGGGAATTTCCTGACCCGGAGAAGCAGGTGAGGATAACCATAGATGAGTGGAGAGATCGAAAATAA
- the ndhC gene encoding NAD(P)H-quinone oxidoreductase subunit 3: MMEQYLPILILLVVSVALSLGLVILSVILGPKRYEKGKFSTFECGMPLFSDAKRRISVKFYLIAILFLIFDLETAFLYPWAVLFKKLGLFGFIEMLIFILILVVGLVYAWKAGALEWQ, translated from the coding sequence ATGATGGAACAATACTTACCGATACTTATCCTCCTGGTGGTTTCGGTGGCCCTGTCTCTTGGCCTCGTGATCCTCTCGGTCATCCTGGGGCCGAAACGCTACGAGAAGGGGAAGTTTAGCACCTTCGAGTGCGGCATGCCCCTTTTCTCCGATGCCAAGAGGAGAATTTCGGTGAAGTTTTATCTCATCGCCATCCTCTTTCTCATCTTCGACCTCGAGACGGCTTTTCTCTATCCCTGGGCAGTTCTCTTCAAGAAGCTGGGGCTTTTCGGATTTATCGAGATGCTCATATTCATCCTCATCCTCGTGGTGGGGCTCGTTTACGCATGGAAGGCAGGAGCGCTGGAATGGCAGTAG
- the nuoN gene encoding NADH-quinone oxidoreductase subunit NuoN, translating to MILDNIQSVTFFIPELILTGTILVVILFHVVSANRTSQFPAFLTLAAVSASMIIAGGLGAGGTKDLFFGMVRIDEFSTFFKVILSLATLFATFMSIASLEVAGKRQTEYYVFLLSITLGMYLLASSVDIVMILLALELVSIPSYLLAGYLKRTERSVEGAVKYVVYGATASGVMIYGFSLLYGLSGSTNITDIGRAVFAANNPIILYLAVAMIAVGFGFKIAAVPFHMWSPDVYEGAPTPVTAFLSVGPKAAGFAILIRFFYEVFASRTGASTWSAVGGVDWMSIFAILSAITMTVGNLVAIVQKNVKRLLAYSSIAHAGYMLMGFVLLNIEGLRAVLFYLVVYLFMNTGAFLVVILVANAVGSEDISDYSGMGVRMPLMSVCMGIFLFALTGIPPFSGFIGKVYLFAGVINKGIYWLAVVAAINSVFSLYYYARILKVMFLESPKSSEPVMVPAVSRALLAVLAFPTLLLGVYWEPVINIAEASARFIAGG from the coding sequence GTGATCCTGGACAACATACAGAGCGTCACGTTCTTCATACCGGAGCTGATTCTCACCGGTACCATCCTCGTGGTGATCCTCTTCCACGTGGTGAGCGCGAACAGAACGTCCCAGTTCCCCGCTTTTTTGACCCTTGCCGCCGTGTCTGCCTCCATGATCATCGCCGGCGGGCTCGGGGCGGGTGGGACGAAAGACCTCTTTTTCGGCATGGTGAGGATAGACGAGTTTTCCACCTTCTTCAAGGTCATCCTCTCGCTGGCCACCCTCTTTGCCACCTTCATGTCCATCGCGTCGCTCGAGGTTGCGGGCAAGAGACAGACCGAGTACTATGTGTTTCTGCTGAGCATAACCCTCGGCATGTACCTTCTTGCATCCTCGGTGGACATCGTGATGATTCTTCTGGCCCTCGAGCTCGTTTCCATCCCCTCCTATCTGCTTGCGGGATACCTGAAGAGGACGGAACGATCCGTCGAGGGCGCGGTGAAATACGTGGTTTACGGGGCCACGGCATCGGGGGTCATGATATACGGGTTTTCCCTTCTCTACGGCCTCTCCGGGTCGACGAACATCACCGATATCGGCAGGGCGGTCTTTGCGGCCAACAACCCGATCATCCTCTACCTGGCCGTAGCCATGATCGCCGTCGGTTTCGGATTCAAGATAGCCGCCGTTCCCTTCCACATGTGGAGCCCGGACGTGTATGAGGGCGCCCCCACCCCGGTGACGGCTTTTTTGAGCGTGGGGCCCAAGGCCGCCGGCTTTGCCATCCTCATCAGGTTCTTTTACGAAGTGTTCGCCAGCAGGACCGGTGCCTCCACCTGGAGCGCCGTGGGCGGCGTCGACTGGATGTCGATTTTTGCCATCCTCTCCGCGATTACGATGACCGTGGGTAACCTGGTAGCCATCGTCCAGAAGAACGTGAAAAGGCTCCTTGCCTACTCGAGCATAGCCCACGCCGGATACATGCTCATGGGATTTGTCCTTTTGAACATCGAGGGGCTCAGGGCGGTCCTCTTTTACCTCGTCGTGTACCTCTTCATGAACACGGGTGCCTTCCTGGTGGTCATCCTCGTTGCAAACGCCGTCGGGAGCGAGGACATATCCGACTATTCGGGGATGGGGGTGCGCATGCCCTTGATGTCGGTGTGCATGGGCATATTCCTCTTCGCCCTGACGGGAATCCCTCCCTTTTCCGGCTTTATCGGGAAGGTCTACCTCTTTGCGGGGGTGATCAACAAGGGAATTTACTGGCTCGCCGTGGTGGCGGCGATAAACAGCGTCTTTTCGCTCTACTACTACGCGAGGATTCTGAAGGTGATGTTCCTCGAGTCCCCGAAATCCTCGGAGCCGGTAATGGTACCGGCCGTATCGAGAGCCCTTCTCGCCGTGCTCGCCTTTCCCACGCTTCTCCTGGGCGTCTACTGGGAGCCCGTAATCAACATCGCCGAGGCGTCTGCGCGGTTTATCGCGGGGGGATGA
- a CDS encoding NADH-quinone oxidoreductase subunit B yields the protein MAVEEALGQLGERGFLTGFEKILSWARKYSLWPLPFGTACCAIEFMAAVGTHYDISRYGWEVVRFSPRQADLMIVAGTVNYKIAPALMTVYEQMLEPKWVIAMGACATCGGFYNNYSVVQGVDRIIPVDAYVPGCPPKPEALIDGIFLIKDMIEKGTKRARDAWEKGGRR from the coding sequence ATGGCAGTAGAAGAAGCACTGGGACAGCTGGGGGAACGGGGGTTTCTCACCGGCTTCGAAAAGATCCTCTCGTGGGCGAGGAAGTATTCCCTCTGGCCTCTGCCCTTCGGTACGGCGTGCTGCGCCATCGAGTTCATGGCTGCAGTGGGCACCCACTACGACATCTCCCGGTATGGCTGGGAAGTGGTGAGATTTTCACCCCGCCAGGCAGACCTCATGATCGTTGCCGGCACGGTCAACTACAAGATCGCGCCTGCCCTGATGACGGTGTACGAGCAGATGCTCGAGCCAAAGTGGGTCATCGCCATGGGCGCCTGCGCGACCTGCGGGGGATTCTACAACAATTACAGCGTCGTCCAGGGTGTGGACAGGATCATCCCCGTTGACGCATACGTTCCCGGCTGCCCCCCGAAACCGGAGGCCCTGATCGACGGCATCTTCCTCATCAAGGATATGATCGAGAAGGGAACGAAGAGGGCGAGGGACGCCTGGGAAAAGGGGGGAAGGCGATGA
- the nuoL gene encoding NADH-quinone oxidoreductase subunit L gives MFEYAFLIPLLPLIAAFVQIFVGKRLPRKGDWVSISAILASSVVSFGIFAQALRIFDPELLYRASYPWLDIGGRFTIEMGILIDNMTAVMLVVVSVVSALVHIYSVGYMHGDPRYSRFYAYLSIFSFSMYGLVLSDNLFAIYIFWELVGVSSYLLIGFWFEKKSAADACKKAFLTTRVGDVGMFIGILIFFLTTGVFNYFDVFKAVADGQISGTLLTVAGIGIFFGAIGKSAQFPLHVWLPDAMEGPTPVSALIHAATMVAAGVYLVARVYPIFTPDAFLFIAYIGCITLFIAATIAIVQNDIKRVLAYSTISQLGYMMLGLGVGGFTAGMAHLTTHAAFKACLFLGSGSVIHAVHTQDIQEMGGLWKKMPVTFATFLIATLAISGVPLFSGFYSKDMILAKALEFGMVNSRHMVLFVFAALTAGMTAFYMFRIVILTFFGKTRDEEKYHHAHESPLNMTVPLVILAVLSFKVFFTYNGWFDKLMHGPVFPRELKAQMLTLSEVPAPAPHGEAVVIGEGEHAAVAPAAEEVHTAPAPGHGEAEVAAGHEAGAGHDREHIAHTAHSLAGKISLIVVAIGISLALVFYLFGMVNVQKVAAAVKPVYLFLFNKWYFDELYHHLLVRVILAVSRFLGWFDLYIVDGLVNLAGQLGVWVSALAGKFDDFVVDGTVNGLANSTIGSGGFLRRFQTGKLHHYIFALAGGLLVIIIVKVF, from the coding sequence GTGTTCGAATATGCGTTCCTGATCCCGCTGCTTCCACTGATCGCCGCCTTCGTCCAGATTTTCGTGGGAAAGAGGCTCCCCCGGAAGGGCGACTGGGTTTCCATCTCTGCGATTCTTGCTTCATCGGTGGTATCCTTCGGGATCTTCGCGCAGGCGCTCAGGATTTTCGACCCGGAGCTCCTCTACCGGGCGAGCTATCCCTGGCTCGATATCGGCGGGCGCTTCACCATCGAAATGGGCATCCTCATTGACAATATGACGGCGGTGATGCTCGTGGTGGTCTCCGTCGTATCGGCGCTGGTGCACATCTACTCGGTGGGGTACATGCACGGGGACCCCCGGTACAGCAGGTTTTACGCGTACCTTTCCATATTCTCCTTCTCCATGTACGGCCTGGTCCTTTCGGACAACCTCTTTGCCATATACATATTCTGGGAGCTCGTCGGCGTCTCTTCCTACCTCCTCATCGGGTTCTGGTTCGAGAAGAAGTCGGCCGCCGATGCCTGCAAAAAGGCGTTTTTGACCACCCGGGTCGGCGACGTGGGGATGTTCATCGGGATCTTGATCTTCTTCCTCACCACGGGGGTGTTCAATTACTTCGACGTCTTCAAGGCCGTTGCCGACGGGCAGATTTCCGGAACGCTCCTCACCGTGGCGGGTATCGGGATATTTTTCGGGGCAATAGGGAAATCGGCCCAGTTCCCCCTCCACGTGTGGCTTCCCGATGCCATGGAGGGCCCGACGCCCGTTTCGGCATTGATCCACGCGGCCACCATGGTCGCGGCCGGGGTCTACCTCGTTGCCCGTGTCTACCCGATATTCACCCCCGATGCCTTTCTCTTCATAGCCTACATCGGGTGCATCACCCTCTTTATCGCCGCCACGATAGCCATCGTTCAAAACGACATAAAACGCGTGCTCGCATACTCCACGATCAGCCAGCTCGGGTACATGATGCTCGGGCTCGGCGTGGGCGGCTTCACGGCGGGTATGGCACACCTGACCACCCACGCTGCGTTCAAGGCATGCCTCTTTCTCGGGTCGGGAAGCGTCATCCACGCTGTCCACACCCAGGACATACAGGAGATGGGCGGGCTCTGGAAGAAGATGCCCGTGACCTTTGCCACCTTCCTCATCGCCACGCTCGCCATATCGGGCGTGCCGCTCTTTTCTGGCTTTTACAGCAAGGACATGATTCTTGCCAAGGCGCTCGAGTTCGGCATGGTAAATTCCCGGCACATGGTCCTCTTTGTTTTCGCCGCCCTCACCGCCGGGATGACGGCCTTTTACATGTTCAGGATTGTGATCCTCACCTTCTTCGGCAAGACGCGGGACGAGGAAAAGTACCACCACGCCCATGAATCCCCGTTGAACATGACGGTGCCCCTGGTCATTCTCGCCGTGCTCTCCTTCAAGGTCTTCTTCACCTACAACGGCTGGTTCGACAAGCTCATGCACGGCCCCGTGTTTCCCAGGGAGCTCAAGGCACAGATGCTCACCCTGTCGGAGGTCCCCGCCCCCGCGCCGCATGGCGAGGCGGTGGTGATAGGAGAGGGGGAACACGCTGCCGTTGCGCCGGCCGCCGAGGAAGTGCACACGGCGCCAGCCCCGGGGCACGGTGAGGCGGAAGTGGCTGCCGGCCACGAAGCGGGCGCCGGCCACGATCGGGAGCACATAGCCCACACCGCACATTCCCTTGCGGGAAAGATCTCCCTGATCGTCGTGGCCATCGGCATCTCCCTGGCACTTGTCTTCTACCTGTTCGGCATGGTCAACGTTCAGAAGGTGGCTGCGGCGGTGAAGCCCGTGTATCTGTTTCTCTTCAATAAATGGTATTTCGATGAGCTCTACCACCACCTCCTGGTGAGGGTCATACTCGCGGTCAGCAGGTTCCTCGGCTGGTTCGACCTCTACATCGTCGACGGGCTGGTAAACCTGGCCGGCCAGCTCGGTGTCTGGGTATCGGCCCTGGCGGGGAAGTTCGACGACTTCGTCGTCGATGGGACGGTAAACGGCCTGGCGAACTCGACGATCGGCAGTGGCGGTTTCCTGCGGCGGTTCCAGACGGGAAAACTGCACCATTACATATTTGCCCTTGCAGGAGGGCTGCTGGTAATAATCATCGTCAAAGTATTTTAA
- a CDS encoding NADH-quinone oxidoreductase subunit J, producing the protein MKGPADIIFYAIAFVTVVSAVLVALLPNIIHAAIALLFTFAGVAGLYVFMSADFLAATQLLIYVGGILVLILFAVFLSSRISSVKMSNPARFMIPAGVAFLGILGGLIYALHNTQWAGSGEVVYDPTTAKLGELLMTKYLLPFEVASVLLLAALVGAALLSRPGD; encoded by the coding sequence ATGAAGGGTCCGGCGGATATCATATTTTACGCAATCGCTTTCGTTACGGTCGTTTCGGCCGTTCTGGTTGCCCTCCTGCCGAACATCATCCACGCTGCGATTGCCCTTCTCTTTACCTTTGCGGGGGTGGCGGGCCTCTACGTCTTCATGAGCGCGGATTTCCTGGCGGCCACGCAGCTGCTCATATACGTGGGGGGGATTTTGGTGCTCATCCTGTTCGCCGTGTTTCTCTCGAGCAGGATTTCGAGCGTGAAGATGAGTAACCCCGCGCGGTTCATGATCCCGGCGGGGGTTGCTTTCCTGGGGATCCTGGGCGGGCTGATCTACGCCCTCCACAACACGCAGTGGGCGGGCAGCGGCGAGGTCGTCTACGATCCGACCACGGCAAAGCTCGGGGAGCTGCTCATGACGAAATACCTTTTGCCCTTCGAAGTGGCATCGGTGCTGCTTCTGGCGGCCCTGGTGGGAGCTGCGCTGCTCTCGAGGCCGGGGGATTGA
- the nuoK gene encoding NADH-quinone oxidoreductase subunit NuoK, whose product MVEKVLIVSAVLFCSGLFTIITRKNAVAILMGVELILNSANINFIAFSKSASNILGGQIFAIFVIVLAAAEAAVALAIFIRFYSIAGTADVDFADRLKG is encoded by the coding sequence ATGGTCGAAAAAGTTCTCATTGTTTCAGCCGTCCTCTTCTGCAGCGGGCTCTTTACCATCATTACGAGGAAAAACGCCGTGGCGATACTGATGGGCGTCGAGCTCATCCTGAATTCGGCGAACATCAACTTCATCGCATTTTCCAAATCAGCTTCAAATATACTGGGGGGCCAGATATTTGCGATCTTCGTGATCGTCCTGGCCGCCGCCGAGGCGGCCGTGGCTCTCGCCATTTTCATCAGGTTCTATTCCATTGCCGGGACGGCGGATGTGGATTTCGCCGATAGACTGAAAGGCTAA
- a CDS encoding 4Fe-4S dicluster domain-containing protein — MMGFRKYVKNIWEAVYTIALGMKITARYGVDPREEITEQYPEDVWEPFERFRGFLHNDVPRCISCSMCARVCPVDCIELESFMGPDKKRVLTRFDIDIGRCMYCGLCVEVCPTKCLTHTAGYEGRSSVSRGELILNFVTEPPEMPPPKEEEKKEEEVKVAGEGPADEDKAKEADTQGEMVGASAGSAPISPKSDPPDKDGEGE; from the coding sequence TTGATGGGCTTCAGGAAGTACGTGAAAAATATCTGGGAGGCCGTGTACACCATAGCCCTGGGAATGAAGATTACGGCCCGTTACGGGGTGGACCCGAGAGAGGAGATAACGGAGCAGTACCCCGAGGATGTCTGGGAGCCCTTCGAACGGTTCAGAGGATTTCTGCACAACGACGTGCCGCGGTGCATATCCTGCTCCATGTGCGCCAGGGTCTGCCCCGTTGACTGTATCGAGCTCGAATCGTTCATGGGCCCCGATAAAAAAAGGGTCCTCACCCGGTTCGACATCGACATAGGCCGCTGCATGTACTGCGGTCTCTGCGTCGAGGTCTGCCCGACGAAGTGCCTGACGCACACGGCAGGCTACGAGGGAAGGTCCTCCGTTTCCCGGGGGGAGCTCATACTCAATTTCGTCACCGAGCCTCCCGAGATGCCTCCCCCGAAGGAGGAAGAGAAGAAGGAAGAGGAAGTGAAGGTTGCCGGGGAGGGACCGGCAGATGAGGATAAGGCGAAGGAGGCGGACACGCAAGGGGAGATGGTAGGCGCTTCCGCGGGAAGCGCGCCGATCAGTCCCAAGAGCGACCCGCCTGACAAGGATGGAGAGGGCGAGTAG